The following proteins are encoded in a genomic region of Sparus aurata chromosome 23, fSpaAur1.1, whole genome shotgun sequence:
- the mapk8ip3 gene encoding C-Jun-amino-terminal kinase-interacting protein 3 isoform X13: MMELQIDEVVYQDDYGSGSVMSERVSGLANSIYREFERLIRSYDEEVVKELMPLVVNVLENLDAVLTENQEHEVELELLKEDNEQLITQYEREKALRKQAEEKFIEFEDALEAEKKDLQVQVEFLELQGKQLELKTKNYSDQITRLEERESDMKKEYNALHQRHTEMIQTYVEHIERSKMQQAGSNSQPEGPGCGRTHRHTWRKSSKAERPPSLSLYPNVEGMVRGGLGGARMMPGKDIWQVSELGQSTFCSAYQEDGSESDSVAATPSSTGSKSNTPTSSVPSATVTPINEGFNPNAEFDAMRPGNRRKSAKRLSRNMEVQVCQETRNVSIGMGSSDEWSEFQEIIDSTPELDMCVDPRVYGGGNSPSQGIVNEAFGINTDSLYHEIKDAKSDIIGDVDAGAELLGEFSVRDDFFGMGKEVENLLTENKQLLETKNALNIVKNDLIAKVDELSGEQEVLREELEAVRQSKNKVDARVKELEEELKRLRAEALGASRDSKDEGGDDFSSPMQDGDMTMTQRRRFTRVEMARVLMERNQYKERLMELQEAVRWTEMIRASRESPPIQEKKKSTIWQFFARLFSTSSSPPPVKRPYYSVNIHYKSPSPAGFSQRRSHTMCQISTSNRTLEFFPEDDSALLARREQRREQYRQVREHMRRDDGIMQACGWSVPSRLKQPTNEKEDNRMKNVPVPVYCRPLVEKDPNRKLWCAAGVDLTGWRASSQESVPAKAPSGSSDPLHAEEDGAGRKSSHSSPEKRKSKELQETDTMSSRVWILTSTHSASKVVIIDANQPGSLVDQFNVCNAHVLCISSVPAASESDYPAGEIVLDPGDGGAGGGDDTGSVEGMLAGITLVGCATNCSVARSNCSSRTDTPIMDKGQAPTAPPMNGKIHPAQSAEEATEATEVPESTAGQTELGPPGPFTEHVFTDPQPRPADASDRSTGQSKEESSHPTDSEDGGEDTKNYTSVAPTMWLGAQNGWLYVHSAVGNWKKCLHSIKLKDSVLSLVHVKGRVLVALADGTLAIFHRSEDGQWDLSNYHLMDLGRPHHSIRCMAVVHDKVWCGYKNKIHVIQPKSMQIEKSFDAHPRRESQVRQLAWIGDGVWVSIRLDSTLRLYHAHTHQHLQDVDIEPYVSKMLGTGKLGFSFVRITALLIGGNRLWVGTGNGVIISIPLTETVVLHRGQLLGVRANKVSPTSSSGVIHVYGDDGSEKSTGSFIPYCSMAQAQLCFHGHRDAVKFFVSVPGNVLATLNGSVLDSPSEGQGSTAPQETEAQSVHNVLVLSGGEGYIDFRIGDGEDDETEEGESAVATQMKPAVCKAERSHIIVWQVSYIPE, translated from the exons AAATTCATTGAATTCGAGGATGCGTTGGAAGCGGAGAAGAAGGACCTGCAGGTGCAGGTAGAGTTCCTGGAGCTGCAGGGGAAACAGCTGGAGCTCAAGACAAAGAACTATTCTGACCAGA tcaCTCGGTTGGAGGAGCGAGAATCCGACATGAAGAAAGAATACAACGCTCTCCACCAGCGTCACACTGAG ATGATTCAGACGTACGTCGAGCACATAGAGCGATCCAAAATGCAGCAGGCAGGGAGCAACAGCCAACCAGAAGGCCCCGGCTGTGGACGAAC TCATCGCCACACATGGAGGAAAAG CAGCAAAGCGGAGCGCCCGCCGTCATTGAGCCTCTACCCCAACGTCGAGGGCATGGTACGTGGGGGTCTCGGGGGGGCTAGGATGATGCCGGGGAAGGACATCTGGCAGGTCAGCGAGCTCGGCCAGTCTACCTTCTGCTCCGCCTATCAG GAGGATGGATCGGAGTCCGACTCAGTGGCGGCCACACCCAGCAGCACAGGGAGCAAGTCCAACACACCCACTTCCTCCGTCCCCTCCGCCACAGTCACCCCCATCAACGAGGGCTTCAACCCGAACGCCGAGTTTGATGCCATGCGGCCCGGGAACCGCAGGAAAAGTGCCAAGCGGCTCAGCCGGAATATGGAGGTGCAGGTTTGCCAGGAGACCAGGAATGTCAGCATTG GAATGGGAAGCAGTGATGAGTGGTCAGAGTTTCAGGAGATCATCGATTCTACTCCTGAGCTGGACATGTGTGTGGACCCCCGAGTGTATGGAGGAGGAAACAG CCCCTCGCAGGGCATAGTGAACGAGGCCTTTGGCATCAACACCGACTCTCTCTACCACGAGATCAAAGACGCCAAGTCAGACATCATTGGAGATGTGGATGCAGGTGCCGAGCTGCTAG GCGAGTTTTCAG TCCGCGATGATTTCTTCG GGATGGGCAAAGAGGTGGAGAACCTGCTGACAGAGAACAAACAGCTCCTAGAGACCAA AAATGCTCTCAACATTGTGAAAAACGACCTCATTGCCAAAGTGGACGAGCTGTCGGGGGAGCAGGAGGTGCTGCGGGAGGAGCTGGAGGCTGTGAGGCAGTCCAAGAACAAGGTGGACGCCAGAGTcaaggagctggaggaagagcTCAAGAG GTTACGAGCAGAGGCTCTCGGTGCATCTCGGGACTCTAAGGACGAAGGAGGAGATGAT TTTTCATCACCCATGCAGGACGGCGACATGACAATGACGCAGCGGCGGCGGTTCACCCGGGTGGAGATGGCCCGAGTGCTGATGGAGAGGAATCAGTACAAAGAGAGACTGATGGAGCTGCAGGAGGCCGTCCGGTGGACAGAAATGATCAG gGCATCCCGAGAGAGTCCTCCAAtccaagagaagaagaagtccaCCATCTGGCAGTT CTTTGCACGCCTCTTCAGCACATCGTCCAGCCCACCGCCTGTCAAGCGGCCGTACTACAGCGTCAACATCCACTACAAGTCTCCCTCGCCGGCCGGTTTCTCCCAGCGACGCAGCCACACCATGTGTCAGATCTCCACCTCTAATCGCACACTGGAGTTCTTCCCTGaaga TGACTCGGCACTGTTGGCCCGCCGAGAGCAGCGGCGTGAACAGTACCGGCAGGTCCGCGAGCACATGCGCCGTGATGACGGCATCATGCAGGCCTGTGGCTGGAGCGTGCCGTCTCGCTTAaaacag CCCACTAACGAGAAGGAGGACAACCGCATGAAGAATGTGCCCGTCCCGGTGTACTGCcgtcctctggtggagaagGACCCCAACAGGAAG TTGTGGTGTGCGGCTGGGGTGGACCTGACAGGATGGAGAGCCAGCAGCCAGGAGTCGGTACCGGCCAAAGCACCGTCAGGCAGCAGTGACCCCCTGCACGCCGAGGAGGACGGGGCGGGCAGGAAGAGCAGCCACAGCTCCCCAGAGAAGAGGAAG TCGAAGGAGCTCCAGGAAACAGACACGATGAGCAGCCGAGTGTGGATCCTCACCAGCACCCACTCTGCCAGCAAGGTGGTCATCATCGACGCCAACCAGCCAGGCTCACTGGTTGACCAGTTCAACGTCTGCAACGCCCACGTGCTCTGCATCTCCAGCGTGCCAG CGGCCAGTGAGAGCGACTATCCAGCAGGAGAGATCGTGTTGGATCCAGGTGACGGTGGGGCAGGTGGAGGCGACGACACGGGCAGCGTGGAGGGCATGTTGGCTGGTATCACTCTCGTCGGCTGTGCCACCAACTGCAGCGTTGCCCGTAGCAACTGCTCCTCACGTACCGACACGCCCATAATGGACAAAGGACAAG CCCCCACTGCTCCCCCAATGAACGGGAAGATTCACCCTGCCCAGTCGGCTGAGGAGGCCACAGAGGCCACAGAGGTTCCCGAATCGACGGCAGGCCAAACGGAGCTGGGACCTCCGGGACCGTTTACAGAGCACGTCTTCACCGATCCCCAGCCTCGTCCAGCAGACGCCTCTGACAG GAGCACAGGTCAGTCCAAAGAGGAATCTTCTCACCCTACAGACTCAGAGGACGGCGGCGAAGATACCAAGAACTACACCAGCGTGGCCCCCACTATGTGGCTCGGGGCTCAGAACGGCTG GCTCTACGTCCACTCAGCGGTTGGAAACTGGAAGAAGTGTCTCCACTCCATCAAACTCAAAGACTCTGTGCTCAGCCTGGT GCATGTGAAAGGTCGTGTGCTGGTCGCCCTCGCTGACGGGACCCTCGCCATATTCCACAGATCAGAAG ACGGCCAGTGGGATTTGTCTAACTATCACCTAATGGACCTTGGCCGACCTCATCACTCCATCCGCTGCATGGCTGTGGTCCACGATAAAGTCTGGTGCGGCTACAAGAACAAGATCCACGTCATCCAGCCTAAGAGCATGCAGATCGAG AAGTCCTTCGATGCCCATCCCCGCAGGGAGAGTCAGGTGCGGCAGCTGGCGTGGATCGGCGACGGTGTGTGGGTGTCAATCCGGCTAGACTCGACCCTGCGGCTctaccacgcacacacacaccagcacctCCAGGATGTGGACATTGAACCATACGTCAGCAAGATGCTGG GCACCGGCAAGCTGGGCTTCTCTTTTGTGCGTATCACAGCACTTCTGATTGGCGGAAATCGTCTCTGGGTCGGAACCGGAAACGGTGTCATCATCTCCATCCCACTGACAGAGA CGGTGGTCCTTCACCGGGGACAGCTCCTTGGTGTGAGGG CCAACAAGGTGTCTCCTACATCGTCCAGTGGAGTGATTCACGTGTACGGTGACGACGGCTCTGAGAAGAGCACCGGCAGCTTCATCCCCTACTGCTCCATGGCACAGGCCCAGCTCTGCTTCCATGGACACCGTGATGCTGTCAAGTTCTTCGTCTCTGTCCCCG gcaATGTTCTGGCCACCCTGAATGGCAGCGTGCTGGACAGTCCGTCAGAGGGTCAGGGCTCAACAGCTCCACAAGAGACGGAGGCCCAGAGTGTTCATAACGTGTTGGTGCTGAGTGGAGGAGAGGGCTACATTGACTTCCGCATAG GAGATGGAGAGGACGATGAGAcggaggaaggagagagcgcCGTAGCTACGCAAATGAAACCTGCTGTGTGCAAAGCCGAGCGGAGCCACATCATCGTCTGGCAGGTGTCTTACATACCCGAGTGA
- the mapk8ip3 gene encoding C-Jun-amino-terminal kinase-interacting protein 3 isoform X12 yields MMELQIDEVVYQDDYGSGSVMSERVSGLANSIYREFERLIRSYDEEVVKELMPLVVNVLENLDAVLTENQEHEVELELLKEDNEQLITQYEREKALRKQAEEKFIEFEDALEAEKKDLQVQVEFLELQGKQLELKTKNYSDQITRLEERESDMKKEYNALHQRHTEMIQTYVEHIERSKMQQAGSNSQPEGPGCGRTKAERPPSLSLYPNVEGMVRGGLGGARMMPGKDIWQEDGSESDSVAATPSSTGSKSNTPTSSVPSATVTPINEGFNPNAEFDAMRPGNRRKSAKRLSRNMEVQVCQETRNVSIGMGSSDEWSEFQEIIDSTPELDMCVDPRVYGGGNSPSQGIVNEAFGINTDSLYHEIKDAKSDIIGDVDAGAELLGEFSVRDDFFGMGKEVENLLTENKQLLETKNALNIVKNDLIAKVDELSGEQEVLREELEAVRQSKNKVDARVKELEEELKRLRAEALGASRDSKDEGGDDFSSPMQDGDMTMTQRRRFTRVEMARVLMERNQYKERLMELQEAVRWTEMIRASRESPPIQEKKKSTIWQFFARLFSTSSSPPPVKRPYYSVNIHYKSPSPAGFSQRRSHTMCQISTSNRTLEFFPEELASNGVASLLSDSALLARREQRREQYRQVREHMRRDDGIMQACGWSVPSRLKQTGGQPDSAQDSPLKRQQPTNEKEDNRMKNVPVPVYCRPLVEKDPNRKLWCAAGVDLTGWRASSQESVPAKAPSGSSDPLHAEEDGAGRKSSHSSPEKRKSKELQETDTMSSRVWILTSTHSASKVVIIDANQPGSLVDQFNVCNAHVLCISSVPAASESDYPAGEIVLDPGDGGAGGGDDTGSVEGMLAGITLVGCATNCSVARSNCSSRTDTPIMDKGQAPTAPPMNGKIHPAQSAEEATEATEVPESTAGQTELGPPGPFTEHVFTDPQPRPADASDRSTGQSKEESSHPTDSEDGGEDTKNYTSVAPTMWLGAQNGWLYVHSAVGNWKKCLHSIKLKDSVLSLVHVKGRVLVALADGTLAIFHRSEDGQWDLSNYHLMDLGRPHHSIRCMAVVHDKVWCGYKNKIHVIQPKSMQIEKSFDAHPRRESQVRQLAWIGDGVWVSIRLDSTLRLYHAHTHQHLQDVDIEPYVSKMLGTGKLGFSFVRITALLIGGNRLWVGTGNGVIISIPLTETVVLHRGQLLGVRANKVSPTSSSGVIHVYGDDGSEKSTGSFIPYCSMAQAQLCFHGHRDAVKFFVSVPGNVLATLNGSVLDSPSEGQGSTAPQETEAQSVHNVLVLSGGEGYIDFRIGDGEDDETEEGESAVATQMKPAVCKAERSHIIVWQVSYIPE; encoded by the exons AAATTCATTGAATTCGAGGATGCGTTGGAAGCGGAGAAGAAGGACCTGCAGGTGCAGGTAGAGTTCCTGGAGCTGCAGGGGAAACAGCTGGAGCTCAAGACAAAGAACTATTCTGACCAGA tcaCTCGGTTGGAGGAGCGAGAATCCGACATGAAGAAAGAATACAACGCTCTCCACCAGCGTCACACTGAG ATGATTCAGACGTACGTCGAGCACATAGAGCGATCCAAAATGCAGCAGGCAGGGAGCAACAGCCAACCAGAAGGCCCCGGCTGTGGACGAAC CAAAGCGGAGCGCCCGCCGTCATTGAGCCTCTACCCCAACGTCGAGGGCATGGTACGTGGGGGTCTCGGGGGGGCTAGGATGATGCCGGGGAAGGACATCTGGCAG GAGGATGGATCGGAGTCCGACTCAGTGGCGGCCACACCCAGCAGCACAGGGAGCAAGTCCAACACACCCACTTCCTCCGTCCCCTCCGCCACAGTCACCCCCATCAACGAGGGCTTCAACCCGAACGCCGAGTTTGATGCCATGCGGCCCGGGAACCGCAGGAAAAGTGCCAAGCGGCTCAGCCGGAATATGGAGGTGCAGGTTTGCCAGGAGACCAGGAATGTCAGCATTG GAATGGGAAGCAGTGATGAGTGGTCAGAGTTTCAGGAGATCATCGATTCTACTCCTGAGCTGGACATGTGTGTGGACCCCCGAGTGTATGGAGGAGGAAACAG CCCCTCGCAGGGCATAGTGAACGAGGCCTTTGGCATCAACACCGACTCTCTCTACCACGAGATCAAAGACGCCAAGTCAGACATCATTGGAGATGTGGATGCAGGTGCCGAGCTGCTAG GCGAGTTTTCAG TCCGCGATGATTTCTTCG GGATGGGCAAAGAGGTGGAGAACCTGCTGACAGAGAACAAACAGCTCCTAGAGACCAA AAATGCTCTCAACATTGTGAAAAACGACCTCATTGCCAAAGTGGACGAGCTGTCGGGGGAGCAGGAGGTGCTGCGGGAGGAGCTGGAGGCTGTGAGGCAGTCCAAGAACAAGGTGGACGCCAGAGTcaaggagctggaggaagagcTCAAGAG GTTACGAGCAGAGGCTCTCGGTGCATCTCGGGACTCTAAGGACGAAGGAGGAGATGAT TTTTCATCACCCATGCAGGACGGCGACATGACAATGACGCAGCGGCGGCGGTTCACCCGGGTGGAGATGGCCCGAGTGCTGATGGAGAGGAATCAGTACAAAGAGAGACTGATGGAGCTGCAGGAGGCCGTCCGGTGGACAGAAATGATCAG gGCATCCCGAGAGAGTCCTCCAAtccaagagaagaagaagtccaCCATCTGGCAGTT CTTTGCACGCCTCTTCAGCACATCGTCCAGCCCACCGCCTGTCAAGCGGCCGTACTACAGCGTCAACATCCACTACAAGTCTCCCTCGCCGGCCGGTTTCTCCCAGCGACGCAGCCACACCATGTGTCAGATCTCCACCTCTAATCGCACACTGGAGTTCTTCCCTGaaga ACTGGCCAGTAACGGTGTTGCGTCTCTCCTCAGTGACTCGGCACTGTTGGCCCGCCGAGAGCAGCGGCGTGAACAGTACCGGCAGGTCCGCGAGCACATGCGCCGTGATGACGGCATCATGCAGGCCTGTGGCTGGAGCGTGCCGTCTCGCTTAaaacag ACTGGAGGTCAGCCGGACAGCGCTCAGGACAGCCCGCTGAAGAGACAACAG CCCACTAACGAGAAGGAGGACAACCGCATGAAGAATGTGCCCGTCCCGGTGTACTGCcgtcctctggtggagaagGACCCCAACAGGAAG TTGTGGTGTGCGGCTGGGGTGGACCTGACAGGATGGAGAGCCAGCAGCCAGGAGTCGGTACCGGCCAAAGCACCGTCAGGCAGCAGTGACCCCCTGCACGCCGAGGAGGACGGGGCGGGCAGGAAGAGCAGCCACAGCTCCCCAGAGAAGAGGAAG TCGAAGGAGCTCCAGGAAACAGACACGATGAGCAGCCGAGTGTGGATCCTCACCAGCACCCACTCTGCCAGCAAGGTGGTCATCATCGACGCCAACCAGCCAGGCTCACTGGTTGACCAGTTCAACGTCTGCAACGCCCACGTGCTCTGCATCTCCAGCGTGCCAG CGGCCAGTGAGAGCGACTATCCAGCAGGAGAGATCGTGTTGGATCCAGGTGACGGTGGGGCAGGTGGAGGCGACGACACGGGCAGCGTGGAGGGCATGTTGGCTGGTATCACTCTCGTCGGCTGTGCCACCAACTGCAGCGTTGCCCGTAGCAACTGCTCCTCACGTACCGACACGCCCATAATGGACAAAGGACAAG CCCCCACTGCTCCCCCAATGAACGGGAAGATTCACCCTGCCCAGTCGGCTGAGGAGGCCACAGAGGCCACAGAGGTTCCCGAATCGACGGCAGGCCAAACGGAGCTGGGACCTCCGGGACCGTTTACAGAGCACGTCTTCACCGATCCCCAGCCTCGTCCAGCAGACGCCTCTGACAG GAGCACAGGTCAGTCCAAAGAGGAATCTTCTCACCCTACAGACTCAGAGGACGGCGGCGAAGATACCAAGAACTACACCAGCGTGGCCCCCACTATGTGGCTCGGGGCTCAGAACGGCTG GCTCTACGTCCACTCAGCGGTTGGAAACTGGAAGAAGTGTCTCCACTCCATCAAACTCAAAGACTCTGTGCTCAGCCTGGT GCATGTGAAAGGTCGTGTGCTGGTCGCCCTCGCTGACGGGACCCTCGCCATATTCCACAGATCAGAAG ACGGCCAGTGGGATTTGTCTAACTATCACCTAATGGACCTTGGCCGACCTCATCACTCCATCCGCTGCATGGCTGTGGTCCACGATAAAGTCTGGTGCGGCTACAAGAACAAGATCCACGTCATCCAGCCTAAGAGCATGCAGATCGAG AAGTCCTTCGATGCCCATCCCCGCAGGGAGAGTCAGGTGCGGCAGCTGGCGTGGATCGGCGACGGTGTGTGGGTGTCAATCCGGCTAGACTCGACCCTGCGGCTctaccacgcacacacacaccagcacctCCAGGATGTGGACATTGAACCATACGTCAGCAAGATGCTGG GCACCGGCAAGCTGGGCTTCTCTTTTGTGCGTATCACAGCACTTCTGATTGGCGGAAATCGTCTCTGGGTCGGAACCGGAAACGGTGTCATCATCTCCATCCCACTGACAGAGA CGGTGGTCCTTCACCGGGGACAGCTCCTTGGTGTGAGGG CCAACAAGGTGTCTCCTACATCGTCCAGTGGAGTGATTCACGTGTACGGTGACGACGGCTCTGAGAAGAGCACCGGCAGCTTCATCCCCTACTGCTCCATGGCACAGGCCCAGCTCTGCTTCCATGGACACCGTGATGCTGTCAAGTTCTTCGTCTCTGTCCCCG gcaATGTTCTGGCCACCCTGAATGGCAGCGTGCTGGACAGTCCGTCAGAGGGTCAGGGCTCAACAGCTCCACAAGAGACGGAGGCCCAGAGTGTTCATAACGTGTTGGTGCTGAGTGGAGGAGAGGGCTACATTGACTTCCGCATAG GAGATGGAGAGGACGATGAGAcggaggaaggagagagcgcCGTAGCTACGCAAATGAAACCTGCTGTGTGCAAAGCCGAGCGGAGCCACATCATCGTCTGGCAGGTGTCTTACATACCCGAGTGA